The following DNA comes from Hahella chejuensis KCTC 2396.
TGCGCTTATGGGGACGCGGGAAGAGCGTGGTCTGCGATCCTGGCGGGCGTAGCCGTAATAAGGGATTACAGCGGTGATTCTTCCTGCCGAAGCTCTTCTCAGCGCATCAGCCATAACCACCAGCTCCATCAAATTATCATTGGTGGGGGCGCAAGTGGGCTGGATAATGAAAACGTCCCGACCGCGCACGTTTTCATTGATTTCCACCGATACTTCACCATCGCTGAAGCGGGTGACGGCGGCGGCGCCCATAGGGATATGGAGCGTATCAACGACGTTCTTGGCAAGTTCGGGGTTTGCTTGGCCGGTAAAAACCATTAACTTGGACACGGGACGTACCTTCATAATAGCGTCTAGGCAAATAATGAATTTTTAAAGGAATGGATTTTGAAGTTGGCTGGGGTGGTAGGATTCGAACCTACGCATGACGGGATCAAAACCCGCTGCCTTACCGCTTGGCTACACCCCAGTGGAGTCGCATCTCTGCTGTTAGTTTTAATGATTTCGCCATTGTTTGAGTTCGTTAAGAACTGGCGATTCATTAATGCTCTTGGCGACAAAGCCTTGATATTTTGTCGGCATTTGGGAGAGAACATATTCCGCTCGCTTTTTGTCGGAGAAGCTTGCAAAAATGCAGGCCCCTGTTCCGGTTAATCTAGCTGGCGAAAACTGATCTAGCCAATTTATCGCCTCGCGAATCTCTGGGTACATCCTGCAAACCACTGTTTCACAGTCGTTTCGGAGGTTTTCGAGATCTCCCTCAAGAGCGGGCGCTATTGTGCTTTTTGGTGTGTCTCTTGTCAACCACTTATCTGAAAAAATTTTCGCGGTAGATATATGAAGATTTGGGTGGACGACTAAATACCATTTTTCCTGAGTGTCAACGGGATGGAGTATGTCTCCCACGCCTTCAGCGAAAGCCGTCGCGCCGCGGACGAATACGGGTACGTCGGCGCCCAGTTTTAACCCAAGCGCAGCTAAAGTCTCGGTATTGATATCGGCATTCCACAACCTATTTAGCGCCAACAATGTCGTTGCTGCGTTTGAACTGCCGCCGCCTATGCCGCCGCCCATTGGCAGCTTCTTATTTATATAGATGGATACTCCGCTGATTTGCCCGGCCTTGTCTGGGCTTGTCGCCGTAATATGTTCTTTCAATAAGCGGGCGGCTTTGATGATGAGGTTGTCGGCTTCTGGCACGCCAGGGAGGCTTGGCTCCAGCGTTATACGTTGATCATCCCTGGGAGTGAAGCTCAGGCTGTCGCCGTAATCCAACAATTGAAACAACGTCTGTAATTCATGGTAGCCATCGGGGCGTCTGCCGGTGATGTGTAGAAAAAGATTAAGCTTGGCGGGAGAGCTTAGGGTCAGGGTTTCGTTGCGCATAAAAGAGTGAGTAGGTTAAAGCTGGTTATTGCCGGGGTGAGATTAAGGCGCTCAGGGGCGCCATTCTGTTATGGCCAGCTTGACGCGGGCGTCTTCGCTGGTAAGGGTGATTTTTTCCGGTAGCGACAGATCGCCGACTTGTTTGAAACGACTATATTCAACCAGCCAGCCGTTTTGTTCGATGCTGATCAGCTCCCCATCAACGCTAAAGGTAAGTTGGTTAGGCTCTCTGACGTCAGGCACGCCGCGCACCCAATAGGGGAGTGATTCGATCGGTATCGACCAGCCGAGTGCGTGCTCCAGTAGTTGCTGAGGGCGTTCGGAGAATAAAGGCTCATTGTCGGGCTGCGAGAGGCGGATGCCTTTGGGCGAGCCTTCTATCTGTGTGGCGCCCAACCCCAATAAAGAAGAAGAAACATGAATGGCGAAGCGCTCGCCCTGTTGATTCCACTCATTGATGATGGCGCTATCCAGTCGATCGCCTCTGCGTACGCTCAGCTTGCCTTGCAGCCGCCAGTGGTCGAACGCCAGTAGTGCGCTTTTACGTTGTGACCAGTCATCTGGCGCATTTAGCGTTGTTTCTTTGGGTGGAGTTAGCTGACAACCGCTCAAAGCGACCAGAGTTGTTAGCAGGGTGGCGAAAAGGCGTCCGCCAGAAAATGTTTTTGACATCTATCGCGTCCGTTTACATGGATTGCTTGGCTGGATTGACGGACGGGCGTGAAAGGCGCCCGTCCGAAAATATGTTATGGGGGAATTAAAGGTCTACGTTCAGGCGCTTTAGGGTTTCATTCAGAAGCTGATGATCGGGTTTTGTATTCAGCGCTTCGCGCCATATATTTTTTGCATCGTCCTGTCTGCCCAGTGACCAGAGTACTTCGCCCAGGTGGGAGGCGACCTCTGGATCAGGAAACTTGGAGTAAGCTTCTTGTAGAAAGCCAACTGCTTCGCCAGATTTGCCTAAACGGAACAGCACCCAGCCCATGCTATCGAGTATGGCGGGATTGCCAGGGTCCAGCTCTAACGCTTTGTTGATCAGGTTGTATGCCTCTTGAGTGCGCTCAGTGCGGTCTGCAAGGGTGTAGCCCAGTGCGTTCAAGGCGACGGCGTTGTCTGGATCAAGAGCAATAATATGGCGCAGGTCGTCTTCCATACCTTGCAGTAAACCCATGCGGTCTTTCAGCATGGCTCTGGCGTATAACAATTGCAGGTCTTCGGGATATTCCTCCACCGCTTGGTTTGAAAACTTCAACGCGGCGTCAAGGTCATCCAGCTCCAGCATGAGGTTGATTTGCAGTTCCCATAATTGACTGGCCTGGGAGGGTAAATTCTCCCGGGCTTCGGTGAACGCGGCTTCCGCTTCGCTTTGGCGACCGGAGCGGATCAGCAGGTAGGCGGAGCGAGCCAAAGCGTTAAAATAGTGGCCGCCGCGGGTCACGTTCTGATAATGCTGGATGGCGTCTTCAACTCTGTCTTCCTGATCGGCGATGCGCGCCAGATAAAAGTGAGCTTCATTGAGATGTTGCCCTTGCTTGACCAGTTCTTCTAAGTGCTTACGGGCTTCCTGGATATGCTGATTTTCCAGGGAGACCAGCGCATAAGAGAGTTTGAGGTGCGGCGTATTAGGGAAGCGATTCATCAGCTCCTTATATATAGACTGCGCAGCGTCGAAATTGTGCGCCTCAATCTGCGTGCGGGCGTACAGCGCGCCTACTTGTACTTCATCGGGATGCTTGGCGTACTGTTTTTTCAAATACGCGAGAGAAACATCAACGCCTTTGACGCTCTTCAGGAGGCGGGCGCGCAAGGCTATCACCGCCGGATTGTCTGGTGAGGTCTTTAGCAGCGGGTCGGTGCTGGCGAGCGCTGCTTCTTCCATGCCGTTGATTTCCTGCAGCACGGCGTAGCCGTACATGAGCTCCCCGTTTTCCGGATGACGCTCCAGAATCTTCTTGTACAGGTTGAGCAGTTCTTTCTTTTCCTCGTCGGTCAGGTTTTTGGCATGGACGGCGAGGCGGTCGAACGTTGTCGGCCCTTCAAGCTCCAGCACCTGCTCCATATGAGACAACGCTTCTGGATACTGCTTTTGTTTGATGAGCTGGAAGGCGGCCAATTGGTGAGCGTCTACGTTGTCCGGCTCCACTTCGGTCCACAGCAGCGTCATTTCGGTCATGGCCGCGTCGTCTTTAATATATTGCGCGGCGTTGAGCGCTCGGCGTATAACGCCGATGTCGCGGGTTTCGCGGGCGACTTTTAGATAATTCTGCAGCAACATATCGACCTGTCCGCGTTGTCCCGCGATTTCCGCGGTAAGCAAGTCCAACAAAGTGGAGCGGCTGAATTGTTGCGGGTAAGGAGATTGTGCGTCCGGGGCGGGAGCAAGCTCGGTGTCATCGTAGGCTTGGAGCACCGGGATGGGGCGTTGCGTGACGGGGTCCGTCACCTCTTGTGCTTTTTGCAGGCCGGCGATCTGACTGCAACCGGGGAAAACAACACAAACCACCGCGCTGAGCAGCGCTCGATGCAAATATTTCATTGATACTATCTTATTACCGGTCTTATGACGTTTTATCGAGAGGTTTGCTGACAAGCTAGCATATACCTCCTACTTAGCATAGCTCTATTCATTAAAGCTTGTTAACCGCTCGAAGCCTTTATTGATGTGATGTAACCCCTTCTCTTATCGGTCTATTTTGCAATGCTTTTCAACCAGGCGGGAGGGAAGGCGGGGAGCGGCAATTTTGGGATTGGCCGCCTATAATTTGTTTTAGATTAAAACTTCGCCGCCGCGATTTCGGTATATTTTTAAGATAAGTCATTGTACGCAGCGGTCAGCGCGTTAAAATGGTCGCCGGCTTGGGAGATGTCCTGGTTGTTATGGCGCTTTTTGTTATAAGTATTAATCATAAAACCGCCCCGGTTGCGATCCGGGAGAAGGTGGCGTTCGGCCCGGAAAAGCTGGCTGATGCGCTGGAGCGCCTGCGCTGCCGCCCCGACATCGACGAAGTCACAATCCTTTCCACGTGCAATCGCACGGAGTTGTACTGCGCCACCCCGGGAGAACCGGATGAAATAAGCCTGATAGAGTGGCTTGGGCAGTACCATCAAGTCAGCCTCACCGAGCTGAAAGCCTGCTGCAATATATATAATGATGAAGATGCTGCGCAGCACATGATGCGCGTCGCCAGCGGCATTGATTCCATGGTGTTGGGCGAGCCTCAGATTCTTGGGCAGATGAAAGAAGCGCATGCTTCCGGCAGAGCCGCTGGTTCGTTGGGCGGCCCACTGGATCGCCTGTTTCAGCATGCATTCGCTGTCGCGAAGCGGGTGCGGACCGAGACGGCGATTGGAGAAAACCCCGTCTCCGTTGCTTATGCGGCGGTAAGCATGGCGTCGCATATTTTCTCCAATATGGAGCAGAATACCGCCTTGCTGATTGGCGCCGGCGAGACGATTGAGCTGGTGGCGCGTCATTTGTACCGCGCCGGGGTGCGTTCTCTGATTGTCGCCAATCGCACGCTCTCCCGGGCCAGAGATCTGGCCGCTGAATTCCATGGCAGCGCTATAGGGCTTTCCGACATCCCGGAATATCTGCACCGTGCGGATATCGTTATCGCTTCCACCGCCAGTCCGCTGCCTATTCTTGGCAAAGGCGCGGTGGAGAAGGCGCTCAAGCGACGCAAGCATAAACCCATGTTTATGGTGGATATCGCTGTTCCCAGGGACATAGAGGAAGAAGTCAGCGAACTCGCCGACGTATATCTCTATACCGTCGACGATCTGCGTCAAGTCATCGAAGACAACATGAAGTCGCGAGAAGGCGCCGCTGAAGAAGCTGAGCGTTTGATTGCGGCAGGCGCCGCGGATTTCATGTATCATCTGCGCGCTCTTGATTCGGTGTCGGTTTTGCGGCGCTTTCGCGACCAGGCGGAAGGCGTCCGCGACGCAGAGCTGCAGAAAGCCATCAGACTGCTTAACCGGGGGGACGACCCCGAATCCGTCCTGCGCATGCTGGCTCATGGACTCACCAATAAGCTGATACACCATCCTACCGTTCAGGTTCGTCGCGCTTCCGCGGAAGGGCGTCAAGAAGTGACTGGCTGGTTGCGGGATTTGTTTCAGCTTCCGGATGAAAAAGTTAACAACGATTAGCGTCCGTTGAGGCCGGAATCCGGCCAACCTCTATCCCCGTTTCGGTCGACTGCGTAATTTCACTATGGTTATTGGTTTATGAAAGAATCGATTAAGTTAAAGCTCGATCTTTTGAAAGATCGTTATGAGGAAGTGGGGGCGCTGCTCTCCGACCCGGATATCATCAGCGTCCAGGAAAAATTTAAAGAACTGTCGAAAGAATATGCGGAACTGGAGCCGGTGGTGCAGTGCTATCAGGAATACCAGAACGCGTTAAACGCCATTGAAGAGTCCAAGTTGTTGCTTAACGACAGCGATGCGGACATGCGGGAAATGGCGAAAGAAGAACTGGCTGCGGCGGAAGAGTCCAGCGAGCAGTTAGAGAAAGATCTGCAGATTCTGTTGTTGCCCCGCGATCCGCGTGATGGCTCCAACGTGTTTCTTGAAATTCGCGCAGGGACCGGCGGTGATGAGGCGGCTATTTTCGCAGGCGACTTGTTCCGCATGTACTCCCGCTACGCCGAACTGAAAAAGTGGAAAGTGGAGATTGTCAGCGAAAGTCCTGGCGAACATGGCGGTTATAAAGAAGTGATCAGTCGCGTTGCCGGCGATAATGTTTTCAACCTGCTGAAATTCGAATCCGGCGCGCATCGTGTGCAACGGGTGCCGGAAACGGAGTCGCAAGGCCGCATTCACACCTCCGCCTGTACGGTGGCCATTCTTCCTGAAGTTGAGGAAGTGGGCGACGTGGACATCAACCCGGCGGATTTGCGTGTGGACACTTACCGCGCCTCCGGGGCGGGTGGTCAGCACGTTAACAAAACTGACTCCGCCATTCGTATCACCCACTTACCGTCAGGCATCGTCGTGGAATGTCAGGACGAGCGTTCGCAGCACAAAAACCGCGCCAAAGCCATGTCGTTGCTGAAAGCCAAATTGCTTTCTTCCGCGCAGGAGAAACAAGCGAAGGAACAGGCTCAGACGCGTAAATCGCTGGTAGGCAGCGGCGACCGCTCCGAACGTATCCGCACCTACAATTATCCGCAAGGGCGTATCACAGATCACCGCATCAATCTGACTTTGTACAAACTGGAGGAAGTGGTGCAGGGCGACCTTGATCCAGTAATCCAGCCCTTGCTGCAAGAGTATCAGGCGGAGATGCTGGCCAGCATCAGCGAATAAGCGATAAACCGGGACCGGACTTATGCGCATAGACGAAGCCCTGGCTTGGGCGAAAAGCCGGCTTGAGACGGAAAGTCCCAGGCTGGACGCCGAAGTGCTGCTTGCTCATGTCTTGGGAAAAGGGCGCACTTATCTGATCAGTCATAACGACAGTGTGTTGGATGAGCCTGCGTTGCAGGCCTACCAGCGCCTCATCGCCGAGCGTGAAACAGGTCGACCGGTGGCGCACTTGATCGGCAAGCGGGAGTTTTGGTCGCTGGAGTTTCAAGTTAGCCCCGCCACGTTGATTCCCAGGCCGGAAACCGAATTGCTGGTTGAGTTGGTCCTGGAGGAAGCGGCTCCTGCAGGCGCCAAGGTACTGGATTTGGGTACTGGAACAGGCGCCATCGCCTGTGCGTTGGCGCATGAACGGCCCGACTGGCGCTTCACGGCGGTGGATGTCAGTCAGGAGGCGGTTGAGCTGGCGACGACGAATGTTTTGTCGCTTGGACTGACGAATGTACGATGTCTGCGGTCGAACTGGTATGACGCAGTCGGGGACGAGCAGTTCCATGTTATTGTCAGCAATCCGCCTTATATTGATGCGCTGGACATTCACCTGACGCAAGGGGATGTGCGCTTTGAACCGGCCTCCGCACTGGTGGCGGCGGATCATGGTTTGGCGGATATTCGCATGATCGCCGCTGGCGCCGGACGTCACCTGCTGGCAGGCGGCTTGCTGGCGGTGGAGCACGGCTACGATCAAGGCGCGGCGGCGCGTGAAATTTTTTCTACTGCCGGCTATGTTGACGTGCGGACACATCAGGACTTGGCGGGGCATGACCGAATCACCCTGGGGCGCTTACCTGAATAGAGTCGGCGCGCCGTGGTATGGAGGAACCTATGCGGGATGAAATGAACGATACGCTGCTGATGCGTTACAACCGGCAGATCATGATGCCGGATTTTGATATCGCCGGTCAGGAGGCGCTGCGAAACAGCTCCGCGCTGGTTATCGGGTTGGGCGGTCTTGGATGTCCCGCCGCCATGTATTTGGGCGCGGCCGGTTGCGGACGTATGGTGTTGGCGGATTTTGACGCAGTGGACTTGTCCAATCTACAGCGTCAGATCGCTCATAGAGAGCAGGACGTTGGCGTCAACAAGGCTGAGTCCGTGCGGCGCGCCCTCGCTGACATCAACCCGGATGTCAGAGTAGAGACCATTACGCAGCCTTTGCAGGATGAATTACTGGCTGCCGCTGTCTCTGATGTGGATGTTGTGCTGGATTGCACTGATAATTTCGCCACCCGATCGGCGGTTAATGAGGCTTGCGTGCAATACGGCAAGCCCTTAGTGTCAGGAGCGGCGATTCGCTCCGAAGGGCAACTGGCGGTGTTTGATCCACGCAGAGACGATGCTCCCTGTTATCACTGCCTATACGGAATGTTGTCCGAACAGCAACTGACCTGCTCCGAGGCGGGCGTCATGGCGCCTTTGGTTGGCGTTATTGGCAGTCTGCAGGCGCTGGAGGCAGTAAAAATCCTTAGCGGATATGGCGACGTCTGCGCCGGCAGACTGCTGCTGTTTGATGGAAAAACCATGCAGTGGCGCGAATTCAAGGTGCGCAAAGATCCGTCATGCGCTGTGTGCGGATGAGGTCGAGTTTTTAAGCTCCCGAAACGCCTGCAACGCTCGCTCGCGACTGGCTTTCAAATCCACAATCGGAACGGGATAGCCCAGCCGACTCCTGACGTCAGACGGGGGCTGGTGGATGAGTTTGGCCGATAGTTCGGCCAGCTCGGGCGCATAGTGACGAATAAAGTCTCCGTTTGGATCGAACCTTTCACTTTGCGCTACCGGATTGAACATGCGGAAATAAGGCGCAGCGTCAACGCCGGTGGAAGCGCTCCATTGCCAGCCTCCGTTATTGGCTGCGAGGTGGCCGTCTATCAGTTTACACATGAAGTAACGCTCGCCCAGGCGCCAGTCGAGCAACAGGTTTTTGCTCAGAAACATGGCGCAGATCATGCGCAGCCGATTGTGCATCCAGCCAGTCTGATTCAACTGCCGCATTGCGGCGTCGACGATAGGGATTCCCGTTTTCCCTTCGCACCATGCCAGAAAGTCTTTTTCAGAATGTCGCCATTGCAGGTTTTCTGTCTCCTGCTTGAAGGCTTTCGTCATGCTGATGCGAGGAAAGTCATACAAAATATGAATGTAGAAATCCCGCCAGATCAATTCATTAATCCAGGTGTCTACGCCTTCGCTTGCATTTGGCGATGCATGGCGATGTCGCTGCGCGGCGTGAAAGCATTGCCGCCCGGAAAGCACGCCCAAAGCGAGGTAGGGGGACAGTTGGCTGACCCCGTCAATGGCGGGAAAGTCTCGTTGTTCATGGTAACGGTCAACTTTGTGCTCCAGAAAGTCGTCCAGCTTCTGCAAGGCGGCGTCCTCTCCGGCGGCGTAAGTCTGCGAAGAGACCTTGTCAAAGCCTGAGACGGACTCCGGTACGTCACCCTCGGGTGTTTGCATTGGCGATGGCTG
Coding sequences within:
- the ispE gene encoding 4-(cytidine 5'-diphospho)-2-C-methyl-D-erythritol kinase — encoded protein: MRNETLTLSSPAKLNLFLHITGRRPDGYHELQTLFQLLDYGDSLSFTPRDDQRITLEPSLPGVPEADNLIIKAARLLKEHITATSPDKAGQISGVSIYINKKLPMGGGIGGGSSNAATTLLALNRLWNADINTETLAALGLKLGADVPVFVRGATAFAEGVGDILHPVDTQEKWYLVVHPNLHISTAKIFSDKWLTRDTPKSTIAPALEGDLENLRNDCETVVCRMYPEIREAINWLDQFSPARLTGTGACIFASFSDKKRAEYVLSQMPTKYQGFVAKSINESPVLNELKQWRNH
- the lolB gene encoding lipoprotein insertase outer membrane protein LolB; this translates as MSKTFSGGRLFATLLTTLVALSGCQLTPPKETTLNAPDDWSQRKSALLAFDHWRLQGKLSVRRGDRLDSAIINEWNQQGERFAIHVSSSLLGLGATQIEGSPKGIRLSQPDNEPLFSERPQQLLEHALGWSIPIESLPYWVRGVPDVREPNQLTFSVDGELISIEQNGWLVEYSRFKQVGDLSLPEKITLTSEDARVKLAITEWRP
- a CDS encoding tetratricopeptide repeat protein, translated to MKYLHRALLSAVVCVVFPGCSQIAGLQKAQEVTDPVTQRPIPVLQAYDDTELAPAPDAQSPYPQQFSRSTLLDLLTAEIAGQRGQVDMLLQNYLKVARETRDIGVIRRALNAAQYIKDDAAMTEMTLLWTEVEPDNVDAHQLAAFQLIKQKQYPEALSHMEQVLELEGPTTFDRLAVHAKNLTDEEKKELLNLYKKILERHPENGELMYGYAVLQEINGMEEAALASTDPLLKTSPDNPAVIALRARLLKSVKGVDVSLAYLKKQYAKHPDEVQVGALYARTQIEAHNFDAAQSIYKELMNRFPNTPHLKLSYALVSLENQHIQEARKHLEELVKQGQHLNEAHFYLARIADQEDRVEDAIQHYQNVTRGGHYFNALARSAYLLIRSGRQSEAEAAFTEARENLPSQASQLWELQINLMLELDDLDAALKFSNQAVEEYPEDLQLLYARAMLKDRMGLLQGMEDDLRHIIALDPDNAVALNALGYTLADRTERTQEAYNLINKALELDPGNPAILDSMGWVLFRLGKSGEAVGFLQEAYSKFPDPEVASHLGEVLWSLGRQDDAKNIWREALNTKPDHQLLNETLKRLNVDL
- the hemA gene encoding glutamyl-tRNA reductase, which gives rise to MALFVISINHKTAPVAIREKVAFGPEKLADALERLRCRPDIDEVTILSTCNRTELYCATPGEPDEISLIEWLGQYHQVSLTELKACCNIYNDEDAAQHMMRVASGIDSMVLGEPQILGQMKEAHASGRAAGSLGGPLDRLFQHAFAVAKRVRTETAIGENPVSVAYAAVSMASHIFSNMEQNTALLIGAGETIELVARHLYRAGVRSLIVANRTLSRARDLAAEFHGSAIGLSDIPEYLHRADIVIASTASPLPILGKGAVEKALKRRKHKPMFMVDIAVPRDIEEEVSELADVYLYTVDDLRQVIEDNMKSREGAAEEAERLIAAGAADFMYHLRALDSVSVLRRFRDQAEGVRDAELQKAIRLLNRGDDPESVLRMLAHGLTNKLIHHPTVQVRRASAEGRQEVTGWLRDLFQLPDEKVNND
- the prfA gene encoding peptide chain release factor 1, with product MKESIKLKLDLLKDRYEEVGALLSDPDIISVQEKFKELSKEYAELEPVVQCYQEYQNALNAIEESKLLLNDSDADMREMAKEELAAAEESSEQLEKDLQILLLPRDPRDGSNVFLEIRAGTGGDEAAIFAGDLFRMYSRYAELKKWKVEIVSESPGEHGGYKEVISRVAGDNVFNLLKFESGAHRVQRVPETESQGRIHTSACTVAILPEVEEVGDVDINPADLRVDTYRASGAGGQHVNKTDSAIRITHLPSGIVVECQDERSQHKNRAKAMSLLKAKLLSSAQEKQAKEQAQTRKSLVGSGDRSERIRTYNYPQGRITDHRINLTLYKLEEVVQGDLDPVIQPLLQEYQAEMLASISE
- the prmC gene encoding peptide chain release factor N(5)-glutamine methyltransferase, giving the protein MRIDEALAWAKSRLETESPRLDAEVLLAHVLGKGRTYLISHNDSVLDEPALQAYQRLIAERETGRPVAHLIGKREFWSLEFQVSPATLIPRPETELLVELVLEEAAPAGAKVLDLGTGTGAIACALAHERPDWRFTAVDVSQEAVELATTNVLSLGLTNVRCLRSNWYDAVGDEQFHVIVSNPPYIDALDIHLTQGDVRFEPASALVAADHGLADIRMIAAGAGRHLLAGGLLAVEHGYDQGAAAREIFSTAGYVDVRTHQDLAGHDRITLGRLPE
- a CDS encoding molybdopterin-synthase adenylyltransferase MoeB; protein product: MRDEMNDTLLMRYNRQIMMPDFDIAGQEALRNSSALVIGLGGLGCPAAMYLGAAGCGRMVLADFDAVDLSNLQRQIAHREQDVGVNKAESVRRALADINPDVRVETITQPLQDELLAAAVSDVDVVLDCTDNFATRSAVNEACVQYGKPLVSGAAIRSEGQLAVFDPRRDDAPCYHCLYGMLSEQQLTCSEAGVMAPLVGVIGSLQALEAVKILSGYGDVCAGRLLLFDGKTMQWREFKVRKDPSCAVCG
- the phrB gene encoding deoxyribodipyrimidine photo-lyase, producing MPRTLHWFRNDLRTRDNPALYAAAQRAREQNSELIACFLVSPEQWRSHDMADIKLDFMLRNLKALQAELAKLNIPLFILDAPRFDEAPTKLLTLMQQHQCSALTFNEEFGVNERRRDKAVKETLNAEGLEALKFRDQSILPAGSIRTGQGTPYAVFTPYKRAWFSQCPEHIELWPEPAKQPSPMQTPEGDVPESVSGFDKVSSQTYAAGEDAALQKLDDFLEHKVDRYHEQRDFPAIDGVSQLSPYLALGVLSGRQCFHAAQRHRHASPNASEGVDTWINELIWRDFYIHILYDFPRISMTKAFKQETENLQWRHSEKDFLAWCEGKTGIPIVDAAMRQLNQTGWMHNRLRMICAMFLSKNLLLDWRLGERYFMCKLIDGHLAANNGGWQWSASTGVDAAPYFRMFNPVAQSERFDPNGDFIRHYAPELAELSAKLIHQPPSDVRSRLGYPVPIVDLKASRERALQAFRELKNSTSSAHSA